The following DNA comes from Sinorhizobium mexicanum.
GCTCGAGAAGGCCGCCGCCGTCTTTCCGGATGCCGTCTCCTTTGCGCTCCTCGGTGCAATCGAGTCCTTGCTGTCGGCCGTTGTCGCCGACGGCATGACCGGGCGCCGCCACCGTTCGAGCATGGAATTGATCGCGCAGGGAATCGCGAACTTTTGCTCGGCGCTCTTCGGCGGGATCTGCGTGACCGGGACGATCGCCCGCACGGCGACGAATGTGCGAGCAGGCGGAACCAGCCCGGTCTCCGGCATGCTGCATTCCATCTTTCTCCTTCTATTCATGCTGCTCGCCGCTCCGCTCGCGAGCTACATCCCGCTCGCCTCGCTGGCCGGCGTGCTCGCCGTCGTTGCCTGGAACATGATCGAGAAGCCCGCGTTCATGGCGCTGCTGCGATCCTCCTACGGCGACGCGGTCGTGCTTCTGGCGACCTTCATCATCGTCGTCTTCCGCGAGCTGACGGAAGGCATCGTGATCGGCTTCGCTCTTGGCGCGGTTCTTTTCATCGACCGCATGGCAAAGAGCATCTCTGTCGGAGAAACAAAACCACTGGAGGCCCTGAAAGAGGAGAATGGAGAGAAGGAACATCCGGTCGTCGCGGACGATCCGGACACGGTCATCTATAGGATCTCGGGCATCTTCTTCTTCGGTTCGGCCGCAACCGTCGGCACGGTCCTCGACCGCATCGCCGACCAGCGTCGGAATTTCATTCTCGATTGCTCGGAAGTGCCCTTCATGGACTCGACCGCGGCCAATGTCATCGAGGGGACACTGCGGAAGGCAGAGCGGACGGGCGTGCGTTTCTTCATCACCGGCGCCAGGTCGCAGGTGCGTCGCGCCCTCCGCCAGCATGACGTTCGCCCGCCGCGTGTCGTGATGCGCGCCTCGATCCAGGCGGCGCTCGAAAGCATCCGCAGCGAAAAGAGCGCGTGAAAAAGGGCGCCGCAGCGCCCTTTCCTTTGGTTGCTCAAGCGCAAGGTCAACCGGCGAGCGCCACGGCGACCGCTTCGATCGCTTCGGCTGCGCGGTTGCCATCCGGTCCGCCGGCCTGAGCCATGTCCGGGCGTCCACCACCGCCCTTGCCACCGAGTGCGGCCGAAGCGACGCGCACCAGATCAACGGCGCTGACCTTCGAGGTGAGGTCGTCGGTAACGGCCACCACCGCGCTTGCCTTGCCGTCGCCGGAAACACCGACGAAGGCGACAACGCCCGAACCGAGCGTCTTCTTGCCGTCATCGGCGAGGCTCTTCAGGTCCTTGGGCTCGACGCCCGACACGACCCTGCCAAGGAAGCGGACGCCTGCGATATCACGGGCGGCATCGGCCGAACCATTCTGGCCATCACCGACGAGAGCCAGCTTCTTCTTCGCCTCGGTCAGTTCCCTCTCCAGCTTGCGGCGCTCGTCGAGCAGGGCCTCGACCCGGCCGAGAACATCCGCCGGCTGGACCTTGAGCGCGGAGGCCAGCGTCTTCACCCGCTCATCCTGCTCGTTGAGGTAGGCGCGAGCCGCCTCGCCCGTCAGTGCCTCGATTCGACGCACGCCGGCACCGACCGCACTTTCAGAAACGACCCGCACAAGACCAATGTCGCCCGTCGCCGATACATGCGTGCCGCCGCAGAGTTCGACCGAATAGGGCTTTCCGGCTTTCGACCCGCGAACGCCTTGTCCCATCGAGACGACGCGGACCTCGTCGCCATATTTCTCGCCGAAGAGCGCCATTGCGCCTTCCGCAATCGCGTCGTCGACTGTCATCAGTCGCGTCGTCACCGGCGAATTCTGAACGATGATCTCGTTCGCCATCTCCTCGACGACCTTCAACTCGTCGGCCGTCATCGGCTTCGGATGCGATACGTCGAAGCGCAGCCGCTCCGGCGCCACAAGCGAGCCCTTCTGCGCCACGTGCGTGCCGAGCACCTCGCGCAGCGCCTCGTGCAGCAGGTGGGTCGCGGAGTGATTGGAGCGGAGCCGCGTGCGACGCGCATGGTCGACGGTCAGCGCGGCCGCCTCGCCGGTTTTCACACTGCCTTCGGCGACAACGCCGTAGTGGACAAAGAGCCCCTCGCCACGCTTCTGGGTGTCAGTGACCGTCAGCTTGCCAGTGTCGGTCGCGATGACGCCGGTATCGCCCATCTGACCGCCGGATTCGCCATAGAAGGGTGTCTGGTTCAGGATCACTTGAACGGTCTCGCCCTTCGCAGCGGATTCGACCACAGCACCGTCGCGGACGATCGCCTGGATCACGCCTTCGGCTGCCTCGGTGTCATAGCCGAGGAATTCTGTCGCGCCGTGCTTTTCCTTGAGTTCAAACCAGATCGTCTCGGTTGCGGCCTCACCGGATCCGGCCCAGTTTGCACGGGCCTCCGCCTTCTGCCGTTCCATTGCCGCGGAAAACGCATCGGTATCGACGGTGATGCCCTTGGCGCGCAGCGCGTCCTGCGTCAGGTCGAGCGGGAAGCCGTAGGTGTCGTAGAGCTTGAAGGCTGTCTCGCCGTTGAACTGATCGCCCTCGGAAAGATCTGCCGAGGCTTCTGAAAGGAGGTTCAGACCGCGCTCCAGCGTCTTGCGGAAACGGGTCTCTTCCAGTTTCAGGGTCTCCGAGATCAGCGCTTCGGCGCGGGCAAGTTCCGGATAGGCGCGGCCCATCTGGCCGACGAGTGCCGGCAGGAGCTTCCACATCAGCGGCTCTTGCGCGCCGAGCAGCTGCGCGTGCCGCATCGCGCGGCGCATGATGCGGCGCAGCACATAGCCGCGGCCTTCGTTCGACGGCAGTACGCCGTCGGCGATCAGGAAGGCGGAGGAGCGCAGATGGTCGGCGATGACGCGGTGGCTGGCGCGGCGGTCGCCCTCCGCCTTGACGCCCGTCGCTTCTTCGGACGCAGCGATCAGCGCGCGGAAGAGATCGATGTCATAATTATCGTGCTGGCCCTGCAGGACGGCAGCAACACGCTCCAGTCCCATGCCGGTATCGATCGACGGGCGCGGAAGATCGATGCGCTCTTCCTTGGTGACCTGCTCGTACTGCATGAACACGAGATTCCAGATCTCGATGAAGCGGTCGCCATCTTCTTCGGCCGAACCGGGCGGTCCGCCCCAGATCTGCTCGCCATGGTCATAGAAGATTTCCGAGCACGGGCCGCAAGGGCCGGTATCACCCATCGCCCAGAAGTTATCGCTGGTCGGAATGCGGATGATCCGGTCGTCGCTCAAGCCGGCGATCTTCTTCCAGAGGCCGAAGGCTTCGTCGTCGGTATGATAGACGGTGACGAGCAGTCGCTTGGCGTCGAGGCCGTATTCCTTGGTGATCAGGTTCCAGGCGAGCTCGATCGCGCGTTCCTTGAAATAGTCGCCGAACGAGAAGTTGCCGAGCATCTCGAAGAAGGTGTGGTGCCGGGCGGTGTAGCCGACATTGTCAAGGTCGTTGTGCTTGCCGCCCGCGCGCACGCATTTCTGCGCGGTCGCGGCCGTCGAATAGGGGCGCTGCTCCAGGCCGGTAAAGACGTTTTTGAACTGCACCATGCCGGCATTGGTGAACATCAATGTCGGGTCGTTGCGCGGCACCAGGGGGCTCGACGGCACGATCTCGTGACCGTTCTTGCGGAAGTAGTCGAGAAACATCGACCGGATTTCATTCACGCCGCTCATCTTGCGTCCTATCTGTGCACCATTCCCGGTCGCGACCGCACTTTTGCCGGGCCGCGCACCGCTATCTTCAACCCCGCGTCTATCGGCAATAGACACGCCCTCCAGCAACGTCGGTCGCTGGAACCAAAGGCTTTTATCTTCCGTGTCTCACGCTGTCCAGACGGCAGCAAAAAACCGGCCGTCTAGAAAAACGACCGGCTTCATTCAAAACTTGCCCGCCTCAGATCTTACATTTCGGCAGCCGCATCGCCGTCGTCATCGCTCTCCGGTCCGCCGTTCTCCAGGAACTTGTCGGCGATCAGGCCCGCATTCTGCCGCAGAGCCATCTCGATCTCGCGCAGAAGATCGGGATTGTCACGCAGGAAAAGTTTCGCGTTCTCCCGGCCCTGGCCGAGGCGCTGGCTATTGTAGGAAAACCAGGCGCCGGATTTTTCGACGATGCCGGCCTTGACGCCAAGATCGATGAGTTCACCGGTCTTGGAAACGCCCTCGCCATACATGATGTCGAATTCCACCTGCTTGAAGGGTGGTGCCATCTTGTTCTTGACGACCTTGACGCGGGTCTGGTTGCCGACGACCTCTTCGCGCTCCTTGACCGAGCCGATGCGACGAATATCGAGGCGAACTGACGCATAGAACTTCAGCGCGTTGCCACCCGTCGTCGTTTCCGGCGAACCGAACATGACGCCGATCTTCATGCGGATCTGGTTGATGAAGATAACCATGCAGTTGGACTTGGAGATCGACGCAGTGAGCTTGCGCAGTGCCTGGCTCATCAGGCGGGCCTGCATGCCCGGCAGACTGTCGCCCATTTCGCCTTCGATTTCGGCGCGCGGCACGAGAGCTGCAACGGAATCGACGACGAGGACGTCGATCGCGCCGGAACGGACCAGCGTGTCGGTGATTTCCAGCGCCTGTTCGCCGGTGTCCGGCTGCGAAATCAAGAGGTTTTCAAGATCGACGCCCAGCTTGCGCGCATAGACCGGATCGAGCGCATGTTCGGCGTCAACGAAGCCGCAAATGCCACCCTTCTTCTGTGCCTCGGCGATGGTCTGCAGCGCCAGCGTCGTCTTGCCCGAGCTTTCAGGGCCGTAGATTTCAATGATGCGCCCTTTCGGCAGGCCGCCAATGCCGAGCGCGATATCGAGGCCGAGCGATCCGGTCGAAACAGTTTCGATCTCGATTACACTGTCCTTCGAACCGAGCTTCATAATCGATCCCTTGCCGAACGACCGTTCGATCTGGGAGAGAGCCGCTTCAAGTGCCTTGCTTTTATCCACCGATTTGTCCTCTACGAGCCGCAAAGAGTTTTGTGCCATTTGGTCCCACCTTTAGGTTATTGAAGCTACCGAGGCAATGAAGCCGCCGCAGGAGTTTTTGTACATGGTTTGTTCTGCTTTGGCAATAGAGTGGCAACCAATTGAATGATAACGGTTATTCTCGTTGCGTTCGATTCTTGTTCACGGGCATTGTACCACATTTCCGCAAAGCCCATGCCGAAGCTCGGCCGGGCTTGGCTACACTAGCGCGATTCGCGACCGTGCCGCCTCTGTGAATGCGGATTGAAGCAGTCCAAAGAGGAGCTTTTATGAAGAAACGCGAAATCGCCGTGTTCGGCGGCGCCCACATCGACCGCCGCGGCCGCATCAGCGGCGTGACCGCTCCCGGCGCGAGCAATCCCGGTTCGTGGTTCGAGGAAGCGGGAGGCGGCGGTTTCAATGCGGCGAGAAACCTCGCCCGCATCGGTCACAGCGTACGAATGATCAGCCCGCGTGGCGGCGACGCAGCAGGCGAGATGGTGGCGGCGGCCGCGGCCGCGGCAGGCGTCATCGATTGCCCCTTCACCTTTCTCGATCGGAAAACGCCGAGTTATACGGCGATCCTCGAAAACGATGGCAACCTCGTCATCGCGCTTGCTGACATGGAGCTCTACCAGTTGTTCTCGCCGCGCCGGCTGCAGCAGCGCGCGATACGCGAAATATTGGCGGTAAGCGATCTGGTGCTCATGGATGCCAACCTCCCCGAGGAAACGCTTGTCGCCTTGGTCAACGCGGCATCCGGGGACGGCCGACTTGTGGCCGGCATCGCCGTGTCGCCGGCAAAGGTGATGCGCTTCAGGAAATGCCTCAGCGGGCTCAGCTTCCTGTTCATGAACGAGGCGGAAGCGCGTGCCCTGACCGGGATCGACGCCAGCGACGCCAAAAACTGGCCAACGCTGTTGCGGGAGGCAGGCCTCAGGGGTGGCGTCGTAACACGCGGCGGCGCCGCTGCGGTCGCCTTCGACCGCGGCGAGGCAAGCGTCATTTTCCCGCCAGCCCTCCCGGCGCTGGCGGATGTCACTGGCGCCGGCGACGCCTTGGCCTCGGGGTTCCTCACGGCGCGGCTTTCGGGTTTCGATCTTGCCGGATGCCTGCGCCATGGCATAGCCGCGGCCGGGATTGCGCTTCGCTCGCCTTTTGCCGTTTCGGAAGAAATGTCTCGGGGCAATCTCGAACAGGCGATTGCCCTTGTGCCGGCGCCGCAAATGCTGTCATGAGAACCGACGTTGAACGCCGGGCGGGACGAAAGCATGCGCAGCTTTCCGCCCGCTCTCACTTTCACCTTTTTTACAAACGATCTCGATGATTTTGGTTCGATTCAGCCGAGCATGATCGTGATTTAAGGATAGATTCATGAGCAAGCCCTCCTCCCCGTCCCTGCCGATCGAATATTCCGATGAAGTGGCGGCCGCAAAGGCACGCGGTGCGCCGATCGTCGCGCTGGAATCGACGATCATCACCCATGGCATGCCCTACCCCGGCAACCTCAACATGGCCCGCAGCGTCGAGGCGATCATCCGTGAACAGGGCGCCGTGCCCGCGACCATTGCGGTCATTCACGGTGTCCTTCACATCGGTCTCGACGACGCGAAGCTGGAAGCACTTTCGAAAACGGAAGGCGCGATGAAGCTGTCGCGTGCCGATCTTGCCTTCGCGATCGCCGAACGCCGTACGGGCGCCACGACCGTGGCGGCGACGATGATCGCTGCGGCGCGCGCCGGCATCAGCGTATTTGCCACCGGCGGGATCGGCGGCGTTCACCGCGGCGCGGAAGAGAGCTTCGACATTTCCGCCGATCTGGACGAACTTGCCCGCACCGGCGTGATCGTTGTCTGCGCCGGCGCCAAGGCCATTCTCGACATTCCGAAAACGCTTGAAGTGCTGGAGACTCGCGGTGTTCCGGTCGTCACCTATGACAGCGAAACCTTCCCGGCCTTCTGGTCGCGCGATTCCGGTATCAAGAGCCCATTGATGCTCAACAGCCCCGCCGCGATCGCCAATTTTCAGAAGATGCGCGACCTGCTCGGCATCGACGGCGGCATGCTTGTTGCCAATCCGGTTCCCGAAGGGAGCGAAATTCCGCGCGAGGAGATGGAAATCTACATCACCCGTGCCCTCGACAATGCGGCGAGTGACGAGATCGTCGGCAAGGCCGTCACGCCCTACCTGCTCGACAACCTTTTCCACATGACCGACGGCCGCAGCCTCGACACCAATATCGCGCTCGTGGAAAACAACGCCCGTCTCGCCGCCGAGATCGCGGTCGCACTGACGGCGAAGTAAGTAACGCAACGCAACCCTGACGAGAGGTCGTTACACTTTTCCAGGAATTTGCTCGAAGAAGGCCCGGCATTGGCTCGGGCCTTTTTCATGAACGCGTTAGAGATCAACGCCCGATCAAGAATCCAGCATCTCGCGAACGGCCACTGCCAGCTGTTTCAGCGAGAATGGCTTCGGCAGGAAACCGAATTTCGCGTCGGCCGGGAGGTTGCGCGCAAACGCGTCTTCCGCGTAACCCGACACGAAAATGAACTTCAAGTCCGGGTATTTCTTGCGCAGTTCACGCAGCAGCGTCGGCCCGTCCATCTCCGGCATCACGACGTCCGATACGACGATGTCGACCGCGCCGTTGAGTTCGTCCATGATGTCGAGCGCTTCGACACCAGATCCGGCCTCGTGAACGGTGTAGCCGCGCGTTTCGAGCATGCGCTTGCCGCCGCGGCGCACCGCTTCCTCGTCCTCGACCAGCAGCACGACAGCGGAATCGCCGGTGAGGTCCGCGGGCTCCGATTCAGCCTTAGGCGCGGGCGCCACGACCAGGTTACTGGCCGCCGGCATCGGCGCCTCGGTTGCCGACGTCACTTCGGCTGCGACTTCCTCGACATGGCGCGGCAGCAGAATACGGAAGGTGGTGCCCTTGCCGACTTCCGATTCCGGATAGATATAGCCGCCCGACTGCTTGACGATGCCGTAGACCATCGAAAGGCCGAGACCGGTGCCCTTGCCGACTTCCTTCGTCGTAAAGAAGGGCTCGAAGATCTTGTCCATGATCTCCTGGGGAATGCCGGTGCCCTGGTCGGCGACCTCGACCAGGACGAAGTCGTCCTCCGGCAGCTCCCGTCGTCCGAGCGCCGCCACTTCGCTTGCCGGCAGATTTCGCGTCCGCAGCGTGATAGTTCCGCCTTCAGGCATGGCGTCGCGCGCATTGACGGCGAGATTGAGCAGGACCTGCTCGAACTGACCGAGATCGGTCTTCACCGGCCAAAGGTCTCGCCCGTAGTCAACCTCGACCTTGACATTGGTACCGGTCATCCGGTCGACAAGCATGCGCAGGTCGCCGATGACGTCGGTGAGGTTAAGCACCGTCGGGCGCATCGTCTGCTTGCGCGAGAACGCAAGCAGCTGCCGCACGAGCACGGCGGCGCGATTGGCATTGCGCTTGATTTCCATCAGGTCGGCGAAGGTGGCATCCGCGGGGCGCGCCGAAAGCAGAAGGTGGTCGGAGGAAAGCAGGATCGCGGTCAGGACATTGTTGAAATCGTGTGCGATGCCGCCTGCGAGCGTCCCCACGGCGTTCATCTTCTGCGTCTGCGCCATCTGGGTCTCGAGCGCCTTCTGCTCGGTGATCTCCAGCGCATAGATGATCGCTGTCTCCTCCGGCGCCTGATCGCTCTGGTCGATCACGGCGTTGACGTAGAAGCGGAAATGCCGCGCCTCGTCACTCGGATGCAAGGCGTCGATCGGCGCGATGTCGCCCTGCCGGTCCTTCGCCGCCGCAAGTGCTTCCTGAAGGCGGCCCTTTTCGGATTCGTGGACGACGGTTTCGATCAGCGCGCCGCGCTCGACGTCGTCCTGTGAAACAAGCCCAGCAAACAGCTTCAGGAACGGAGCGTTGGTCCTCAGGATCCGCCCGTCGCCGTCGACCGAGGCGATCGCCATCGGGGTGTTGTTGAAGAAGCGCGTGAAGCGCATGGCGGCGTTCGAAGCCGACTGATCGCCATCATCGCCTTCACGCGACATGACAATCGTCCGACTTTCGCCGGGCGCACCGTCACGGGTGGACGAAACGCGGTGGATCAGACGCACCGGCAGGCTCTGGCCGTTGGCCTTGCGCAGGTCGAGGTCGAGCACCTTCGTCTTCTTGAAGCCTGGTTCCGCCTGGACCGACTGGACGAGTGCGAGACCCTCGCCGGCGACCACATCGGCAATGCTGACCGACCCCGGTTGAAACTTGGTGAGATCGATGCCGAGCCAATCGGCAAGGGTGGCATTGATGTAGAAGATCTCGCCCTTGCGTCCGGCCGAGAAGAAGCCTGCAGGGGCGTGATCGAGATAGTCGATCGCGTTCTGCAGTTCCTTGAAGAAGCGCTCCTGATCGTCGCGCTCGGCGGTGATGTCGGCGATCTGCCAGAGATAGAGCGGGTTCCTGTCGCTGTCCTCCAAAGGCAGCACGCGAGCCTTCAGACGGAACCAGTGGGCGCCGGAGGCGATCGATGCACCGTTTGCGAGCGGCTTCAGCAGCCGGAATTCCTCGTGCCCCTTCTTGCCTTCGTGGAGCCCGTTGGTGAGCCGATAGATCGCTTCGGTTGCCTCGCGGTTCCTGGAGAGAATGGTCTCGAGCGATTGGATGCCGGCGGCGCTCTTGGCACCGGTCAGAGCGCCGTAGGCGGCATTGGCATAGATGATCCGCCCCCTGCGGTCGGTGACGATCGTGCCATCCTCGTGGGCATCGAGAAAGGCACGCGCGAGCTCGTCGGGACGCGTCTGCGGCATGACCTCTATGAAGCCGATCACCGACGAGACCAGGAAGAATATCCCGACCATCGCCAGCACGCCCAGGATGCCGAGGACGATTTCGTTTTCGAGCTGGTTCTTGAAGACGACGAAGGCGGCTGCCGACGCGGTGAGAACGATCGCCAGCAGGATGATCCGCAAGACCGTGCCGGGCCGGACGCCGCGGTCAACGACCGGCATCTGGTAGTCACCTGACTGCCGCAATTTCGTCATCGGGTCCTCACCTGCCGCTGCGGCCGCGCGCTCCTTGTTCAGGCGTGCAAGACTCGCTGCAATCCTTTGCGTTGCTGCATAACTTATCCTCAAATCGATCCCGGCTTAAGGAATCATGCAGTAGCCGGCGTTCGACCAACGCTTCGCGAAATCCGCAAGTGCTTTTCCCGCGTTCGGATCATCGAACTGGAATCATCTTTAACAATCAGAGATAACAGCAAAAAGCGTCTCTGCGGAAGCATCGCGGTCAATTCACAGGGAATGTCGGGCGCGCGCTTGTACCGGCCTGAAAAAAGCCGTCAAATATTGACATGCGGGGGAGGCAGAAGGAGTTCAGCCTATGATCGAAACCATTGTCGGGGACAACGGCAGCCGCTTCATCATCGCCGCCGCGGCCGTTGCCGTCGGGCTCTTGTGCCTTGTAGCCGTGCTCTGGATCATGCGCCACAGGCCCTCCTCTCCCTTTGTGCGCGGCGGCAAGAACAGACAGCCGAGACTCGCCGTCCTCGATGCCGCTGCCGTCGATGCGCGCCGCCGCCTGGTGCTTGTTCGCCGCGACGACGTCGAACATCTCATCATGATCGGCGGCCCGACGGACATCGTCGTCGAAAGCCGAATAGCGCCCGGTAGGACCCCACCGGCAGAGACGGGCGCCGCCGTCCCCGCGGAACAAAAGGCCGTCGAGGCGCCGAAGGTCGCCCCCAGTCCTGAACCGAGACCCGAACCAAGGCATGCCCCGGCGCCGGCACCGATCCCGGCAGAAACGGGAGCCCCTGCCCAGATGCGCCCAGCAGCGCGCGTGGAAGAGCAGGTGCAGCTAGCGGCTCCCCGAGTGGAGCCGGCACCGCCGATCCGTCTTGCTGCGGAGCAAAGACCCGCGGCGGCGGCGCAGCCACTCCAGCAACAGCCGCCCGCCAGGATCACGCCGCCCGTGTCCGCGGTTCCCACCACCTCCGCCATAGAACGTGCGGAAGATATTTTCGACGTCGCCCGCGAGCGGGTGCTGCCAGCCGCGCCGCGGCGCGAGCAGGCGCCCATGCAGCAGGGCTCAATCCAAACGGCCTTCGTGCCGGCGGCGCAGACACCGGCGATGCCGGTTCAACCGGCGGCGTCGGATAGGGTTTCGGACTTCGAGCGGATTCTCGATGCGGAGATCAGCGGCGATCTTCAACGGCTGGCGCCCACTGTTGGGCCCCAGGCCGAGAGCCGGCCGATCGCGGCTGGCCGTCAGGAACCCTTGCTCGGAGGCAGTCCGGACAATATCCGCAAGGAGCCGACGATCGAAGACGAAATGACACGCATGCTCGCCGACATTTCCGCCGGGCGTAAGCCCTGAGCGCTGGTTGCTCGAAGGCATGTAGGCCTTGAAAGTGCTTCGCGTTTAAGCGGCCTCATGTGACGGGCTTCGGTCTTTGTTTTCACCTATGTCGTTGTTCAAGACCGCTGCATACTTTTAGGCGACATGCATTAAGTGGCCCCATAAAGAAAAACGGCGCAGTTAACTGCGCCGTTTTTTCCGATCAGGAAGAACCTGTATCCGTTACTCGTCCCGATAGACTTTCTCGCGACGTTCGTGGCGCTCCTGCGCCTCGATCGAGAGGGTTGCAATCGGCCGGGCGTCCAACCGTTTCAAACCGATCGGTTCGCCCGTTTCCTCACAATAACCGTAGGTGCCTTCGTCAAGCCGCTGCAATGCAGCATCGATCTTGGCGATCAGTTTCCGTTGCCGGTCCCGGGCGCGCAATTCGATGGCCCGGTCTGTTTCGGAAGAAGCTCGGTCCGCGAGGTCCGGATGGTTGGCGCTCTCCTCTGCCAAGTGGTCCAGTGTCTCACGGGCTTCGCGAAGGATATCATTTTTCCAGGCATTCAACTTTGCACGAAAATATGCCCGGTGGCTTGCATTCATGAATTCCTCGTCCTCGGAGAGGACAAAGGTACTAAGATCGATCTTCTCACTCAACGCGATTCTCCTGAAGAACATCTCATTGCGGCGGTGTATAGACCTATGGAAGCTCTGATTCAAGCCTTGTGCCAGACACTCAACCGCATTTTAACAATGCTTGCATTTCAGGCTAACTGGCGATTATTTCATCAAAATTACACACGAAGTCTTGATCGCCGATGAAGGCTGGCCGCTCTACCCCGAACCGCCGGCCGATGCCGGCGAGATATTGGATTGCGACATCTGGTGTGCCCTGGGCGTCAATTCAATAGGTTTAGGTTCCAAGGAAAACGTAAGCCGACGGCTTGATCTTTGCTGCGGCCGCGGGACAAGGTACCGATCCTGCCGGACTCGCGACTGGGATCCGGCCACAATAGGTGCCTCCAACCCTCGGGCGATTTGGCCGCCCCCGGAAGATATATGCAAGACAGCGTCGCCCCGGCATTTCGCCTCTTCCTTCTCCGCCACGCCCGTTCGGGCTGGGCGCTGCCGGGCCAGCGGGATTTCGATCGCACGCTTGACGATACCGGCTTCGCCGAGGCGGAACTGATCGCCCAGAGTGCTGCCGACCATGGCATTCGACCGGACTTGATCCTATGCTCGACCGCGGTGCGGTGTCGCCAGACCGCCGAACCGCTCTACCGAACGCTCGGCGAAGACATCGACCTTCAATACATCGATGCGCTCTATACGGGATCTATGAACGTCTACGCCGAGCTTCTCGATGCAAATTCCAGCCTGGCCTCGCTGATGCTCATCGGTCACAATCCGATGATCGAGGAACTGTTTCGGCGTCTCCTCGGCGACGCCGCCGCGGACAGGATCCTCGCGGACGGCTACCCCCCGGCCGCCTTGGCAGTCATCGACTTTTCGGCACCCCCGAGCGCGGGCGCCAGATGGTTGGCGAGGCTTTCGACGCTGTTGCTGCCCGTGCCGGGGGAGCCGGGAAGATCGTGACGAAATCCTGCCCACCACCCGAAAATCCGACTACGTCGTTGCAGTGGCGGAAAGATTTCCTATATCGCACCACGGTCAAAGCATGTGCGCGGCGTCTTTAGGGCAATTCCAGGAAAAGTGTGTAACGGTTTTCCGTCCGGAATTGCGTAGTTTCAATGATCTAATGGCTGCAGGTGAGCAGAAGATTCTCATAGCGACGGAATCAATCCCGAGGAACGGATAGACTTGGCGCCCATTTTGAGCAGCTTCAAAGATGATGCCCTGATTGCGCTGGACAATCTTGCCGATCGCGCATCCGGGCTCGTCAATCCCGCAGTCCGGCTCGGAGTGACCGGCCTGTCGCGTGCCGGCAAGACCGTTTTCATTTCGTCGCTCGTCCATAATTTGCTGAATGGCGGTCGCCTGCCCGTGTTCGAACCCATCCGATCCGGGCGGGTCTCGAAGGTCCGTCTGGAGCCGCAGCCTGACGATGCGGTGCCGCGCTTCCAATACGAGGATCATATCGCCGCTCTGGTCAGGGATCGGGTCTGGCCCGATTCGACGAGGGCGATTTCGCAGCTGCGCATCACGCTTGACTATGAAAGCGCCAGCGGCTGGAATCGGATGTTCTCGCCCGGGCGGCTGTCGATAGACATCGTCGACTATCCGGGGGAATGGCTGCTCGACCTGCCCCTGCTCGCGCAGGATTTTCGGCAGTTCAGCGAGGGCACGGTGCAGCGGGCGCGTGCCGGCACACGCGCAAGTCTTTCGCGCGAATGGCTGGCGCTTGCGTCGGTGAGTGGTGCCACTGCGGCAGCCGACGAGGGCAGCGCCCGGCGGCTTGCCGAAAGCTTCACTGCCTATCTCCAAGCCTGCAAGGCCGACGAGCGATCCCTCTCGACGTTGCCGCCGGGCCGTTTCCTGATGCCCGGAGACCTCGAGGGTTCGCCGGCGCTGACCTTTTCGCCGCTTCCGGATCTGCCTGCTGGCCGCGCGCCGAAGGGATCGCTCTGGGCGATGATGGAGCGCCGGTACGAAGCCTACAAGACCCACGTCGTCAGCCCGTTCTTCCGCGAGCACTTCGCCCGTC
Coding sequences within:
- the cckA gene encoding cell cycle histidine kinase CckA; the encoded protein is MTKLRQSGDYQMPVVDRGVRPGTVLRIILLAIVLTASAAAFVVFKNQLENEIVLGILGVLAMVGIFFLVSSVIGFIEVMPQTRPDELARAFLDAHEDGTIVTDRRGRIIYANAAYGALTGAKSAAGIQSLETILSRNREATEAIYRLTNGLHEGKKGHEEFRLLKPLANGASIASGAHWFRLKARVLPLEDSDRNPLYLWQIADITAERDDQERFFKELQNAIDYLDHAPAGFFSAGRKGEIFYINATLADWLGIDLTKFQPGSVSIADVVAGEGLALVQSVQAEPGFKKTKVLDLDLRKANGQSLPVRLIHRVSSTRDGAPGESRTIVMSREGDDGDQSASNAAMRFTRFFNNTPMAIASVDGDGRILRTNAPFLKLFAGLVSQDDVERGALIETVVHESEKGRLQEALAAAKDRQGDIAPIDALHPSDEARHFRFYVNAVIDQSDQAPEETAIIYALEITEQKALETQMAQTQKMNAVGTLAGGIAHDFNNVLTAILLSSDHLLLSARPADATFADLMEIKRNANRAAVLVRQLLAFSRKQTMRPTVLNLTDVIGDLRMLVDRMTGTNVKVEVDYGRDLWPVKTDLGQFEQVLLNLAVNARDAMPEGGTITLRTRNLPASEVAALGRRELPEDDFVLVEVADQGTGIPQEIMDKIFEPFFTTKEVGKGTGLGLSMVYGIVKQSGGYIYPESEVGKGTTFRILLPRHVEEVAAEVTSATEAPMPAASNLVVAPAPKAESEPADLTGDSAVVLLVEDEEAVRRGGKRMLETRGYTVHEAGSGVEALDIMDELNGAVDIVVSDVVMPEMDGPTLLRELRKKYPDLKFIFVSGYAEDAFARNLPADAKFGFLPKPFSLKQLAVAVREMLDS
- a CDS encoding carbohydrate kinase family protein, whose amino-acid sequence is MKKREIAVFGGAHIDRRGRISGVTAPGASNPGSWFEEAGGGGFNAARNLARIGHSVRMISPRGGDAAGEMVAAAAAAAGVIDCPFTFLDRKTPSYTAILENDGNLVIALADMELYQLFSPRRLQQRAIREILAVSDLVLMDANLPEETLVALVNAASGDGRLVAGIAVSPAKVMRFRKCLSGLSFLFMNEAEARALTGIDASDAKNWPTLLREAGLRGGVVTRGGAAAVAFDRGEASVIFPPALPALADVTGAGDALASGFLTARLSGFDLAGCLRHGIAAAGIALRSPFAVSEEMSRGNLEQAIALVPAPQMLS
- a CDS encoding flagellar biosynthetic protein FliO: MIETIVGDNGSRFIIAAAAVAVGLLCLVAVLWIMRHRPSSPFVRGGKNRQPRLAVLDAAAVDARRRLVLVRRDDVEHLIMIGGPTDIVVESRIAPGRTPPAETGAAVPAEQKAVEAPKVAPSPEPRPEPRHAPAPAPIPAETGAPAQMRPAARVEEQVQLAAPRVEPAPPIRLAAEQRPAAAAQPLQQQPPARITPPVSAVPTTSAIERAEDIFDVARERVLPAAPRREQAPMQQGSIQTAFVPAAQTPAMPVQPAASDRVSDFERILDAEISGDLQRLAPTVGPQAESRPIAAGRQEPLLGGSPDNIRKEPTIEDEMTRMLADISAGRKP
- a CDS encoding pseudouridine-5'-phosphate glycosidase, giving the protein MSKPSSPSLPIEYSDEVAAAKARGAPIVALESTIITHGMPYPGNLNMARSVEAIIREQGAVPATIAVIHGVLHIGLDDAKLEALSKTEGAMKLSRADLAFAIAERRTGATTVAATMIAAARAGISVFATGGIGGVHRGAEESFDISADLDELARTGVIVVCAGAKAILDIPKTLEVLETRGVPVVTYDSETFPAFWSRDSGIKSPLMLNSPAAIANFQKMRDLLGIDGGMLVANPVPEGSEIPREEMEIYITRALDNAASDEIVGKAVTPYLLDNLFHMTDGRSLDTNIALVENNARLAAEIAVALTAK